CGAAATGGGAAGAGTTGGTGGCTTCTAGTGAAGCCTAAATTTGGGACAAAGGCCCGATAAACTCAAGACGAATGAAAGTTACGGCGAAATCTCAATGTCATCACTACTCGAACCTCGTGTGGAGTGGGAGAACTCCCGTCCAAACACAGATCCGGCACAGATAAGAAACCGCAGCATTCGTGCACCACTCATTCGACATTTTGCCTGTTTAATTTCGCTTCTGTTGCACAATTTAACCACCGAAACCGTACAGGGTTCTGCCCTGGCGCTTGAGGGAGTAGACGATATCCATGGCGGTGACGGTCTTTCTGCGGGCATGCTCCGTGTAGGTGACGGAGTCCTTGATGATGTTCTCAAGGAACACCTTCAAGACACCACGGATCTCTTCGTAAATGAGACCAGAAATACGCTTCACACCACCACGACGCGCCAGACGGCGGATAGCCGGCTTCGTAATACCCTGGATGTTATCGCGCAACACCTTGCGGTGacgcttcgcgcctcccttTCCCAAACCCTTTCCGCCCTTGCCTCGGCCCGACATTttgcagaagagaagagaggaaagatgCGCGTAACTCGAAGTGAAGGCGATACCAAATGTATCGATATTCTTATGGGtgcaaagaagaggcgaaagagtgAAGCACTCAAAATTAATGTGGCCAACTGGTCTGGGACTATCCCCCCCTGcactctctgccgtctcagACCCATCCGTAGACGCCACGTGCGGGGGATGGTGAATTCCCCGACAGCAGGCGCACCTTTCCGTTCGACAGCATTCGGAGGAGCTAGCCGGCTAGTAGCATTCTGTGCGACGAATCGAAAGGTTCGTCGCTGCGTGGACGTGGATGGTGATTCGCCGTGGCCGGGTTTTTTGTCGGGGTATGCAGTACGATCACCCACCGTTTTTTGGTGGCATTTCGTGTGTCTGCGGGGAGGAACGGAGTTGCACTGTTCAATCCTGCAGCTTCAATCGTGGGAAACCCGTTTGGAAATGCTTTTTCAACAGCACCAGTCGGGGGGGTGGTATTACGATTTCCtttttttttttgtctctttcctgatTTCGACATCACCGCGGCGCTCCCGTGGCACTGCCTTGAGggtccgccttctctgccccCCGACGTGCGTCctccgaaagagagaacgaaatcGATGGATGTGTGGTCGTCAGGGAGAAAATTGGAACTCTTGAGCGACTTCGTCTcttgcacacacacacacacaataGCTGAAATGGAGTGTAGCCAGGCAGCTCTTCCGACTTCTGCGTATCACGGCGGCTGCGTCTGCGGTTTGGTTTTTCTCGGGTCCGTGGAATTCATCGGAAGTTTGAGCACAAGGGGTGGCGATGTTCCAGCCCTGGTCCGGTGTGATGCAGTTTGCCTGGAAAACTGGCGTCAGATTCGCGTTGCTGCATCATATGTTGCGGAGCCGAACTTGAACGCGTGGATACGCCACTTTCCACGAGTAGCGCGTAACGCCTTAACTGCTTGGGACGTATAGTGAGCTTTGAACATCTTACTtgggtgggggggggggggggggatgaTCCTCGTTTTCCGAATAGATTTCATTGGAGAACTGTGACGTGCATGGTTTTCGGCACAGTGGAAAACGGATCTGGCAATCAGAAATATTCGGTATGAAACGCCAGTCCAAATGTGCTGCTCGGCGCATACAAACGGTATCTGTACGAAACTTCGGGGGCTGTTTTCAGCTGGTGTGGCCCGAAGTGCCTGCCTGTTTCAGGCTGCCCACAAATACCAGCGAATGTGATCGAAATTTTTCCTCCATGGTAATTCGATGAGCGCTGCCAGTACGCCCCTCTACGTGCTGCAGGGGAGTAGTCGTTTGGCGGGTCTGGCAGGTGCACGTCACACTTGCTTCCATCTATCTAGTCTTGGCAGCGTTGAAGTGGGAGGCAACGTGATCCGGGGTGACAATGCTCCAGAGTCGCCTTTAGGTTGACACACAGGAGCAGGCTAGAAGCTCACTGTTGTGTGCCCTTCACGTACGGCCTGCTCTCGACTCGGATGTAGAGGAAATCAGTTTCAGACCACAAATTTTACGCTAGGTTTGAAATGAAGTTGTATATTATTTTTTACAGTGGTACTATGAGCCTCTTTCAAATAGATTTAGTGGAAAACCTAAAATTCGCATGTTTGATTGACGTTTAGTCGCAAATATAAAATCATTCAAGACAGATATTGTTTCTGTACAGGTGAACCGCGATGCAGAACTGTGtaactcaaatcgaataaacaGGGACATAATACCTAGGATGGTGAATATGACTACCGttatgagatacagacaaccGACTCTCTATGATTGTTGTACACCACCCCATTGGACTGCTCAATTTTTTTATAGTTTATCGATAAAAATAAACATAAAATTTACTTATTCCTCCATTTAAATTAGTACGAAGTAGTCTGCTGTGTCCACCAAATTTCACACCATCCGTCCTTTGAGATCATACTaccggcgagaagggaagtgtgTTTCAAAGAAACCCGGGAAGTTAACGTCTGATATAAATAACCGAATCTGCAACTACCGGCGCACGGAGAAACAGCCACGTCTGGCTCTGCCGTGAACATTGCTGTTGATCGTGAAGTTGTAAAGTTAGTTACGCGTAACATACAGGAGAGCTATAGAGCGAAGTGGCGTCAGTTGTTCATCGTGTGATCACATCTCTGCTTGACCATCAAGTGTACACAGGCAATCAATACTCAGTAGGCAAGGACTATAATTCCAGAAGCAAGTCAATTAGCAACTCAGCGTAGAGTCTGTAAGGGCGGGTAATTGCGGTGGCAACACCCATGAAGGGAGTTAGTTTTTCCTGCTGTCGCGAGCGTGTGTGATTCAAACAGCGGTGAAAGGGGTCTGTAATTCGGCGTGAGAAGCCTAATGGGTTCAGAAAGCAGGTGAGTATGGTGAGATGAACCACGACACGCcaggagaagggaagtgtgtttcaaaaagaaaagggatgTTTACCCGGGAAGTTGGCGTCTAGAATATATAACCGAGTATCAACTTAGAAGCACAGATGGACATAATTAATCCTTGTACGGTTTGTACCTACTTTACGCCTCAGTTTAAGATGGGGAGTCCTCTGTTACAGCTTGCCGCTACATTCAGGATCGTACCGTTATATTCGATTATATTCGAGGATCTTACGGGTTCACATTGGtataactcaaatcgaataaCAGAGATATTCTGGTACCTAGGATACTGAATATGACTCCAGttatgagatacagacacCCACATCTTTGCGACTGCGATGTACTGTTGAGTAGTGATGTTGCTGACACTATTTCATGGGTAGTGGCACGTTCTATATTCATCAGCTAGGGTGACGTCCTCCCAGGCACCTACTTTTGTATGATCGAATGTCAAAGATGGTCTTACGGAAAAAAAACTTCGGTCTTTAAGAAGCTCGCTGCTTGCCATCAGCAGCGAAACTAACAACGTCAATGCGGCCACACATTTTTCATGCGGCAGCAGCTGGAGTAGCTACTTAATAATCAAAGTTGTGTCGTGAGGAAGACAACAGAAGTTCCCATGGCAGCCCCAGATACGATAGTGACTGTATCTATAACGTGTATACACCTATGTGTATTTGTGCGGCGCATATGCGAGTAAAGAGCTGAAAGCTGCCTTGAAGGACATTTGTCATGATTTTTCTGTCGGAGAAGGAGGACGGATCCAGAACCATGTCGATGGTTGTTCCGGCCTTGGCATACATATGCTTTCCCCGAGGCCGAAGACCAAACGGAGGTAAAACTTTCACGGATGCCACATGCCTTTCTGATGCACGCGAACGAACCGATGTGGAATAACCTTAATGTAGTAGGATATTGAATtccaacacttttagctgtcttaagcagtccagtggggtggtggtgtacagcaatcataaagaacactccccagaaaaaggtaGTTTGTATAAACCTAGGAATCCCATTTTATAATGTGTAACAGGGAGTCTAGCTTCAGTTGTTATCTGATTGGTATTGCATGCGTGGTGACTTATATTATGATTCTTATTAATGGGAGCACAGTTCCCTGGGTATCCAATCCAGTGCTCTGTAGAGCATAAGCGGACCTAGTCCTCGatcagaaaagagaagaaaacaaaaaggTACGTTACCGACAGACATAGCTGCCCATGAGTACGACAGGAACTTTGAGGCACTGCTGCATGCCTCACCACAGTGCCAATTTGCACGATACTCATAGGACGACATACAGAGATACACGTCTACAAATATGAGCAATCTACGCTGATGGATAAACACGCATGTGACCCTGCAAACCTGACAGGAAGCGGTCACATTCGGGGTGTGTCAAGGAAAAACAGTACAATCTTGCAGAGGGCTCTGAAGCTTCTGCTGTGTACCGCTTATCAGCCCATTTTCTGCTTCCGGGATGTGGGGTGGCTTGGAATTGATGCCTGATTGCTTCCAGCCGGTTAGGGTGAGACAAGAATCCAGTGTCGTTATAGTGAGCTACAGAAAGACTTGAAACCAGACCAAGGATGACGGCAACAGCTAGACACAGGAAAGTCGTATGAAGGACGGAGTGTGGACTGACTCCGACCCTGgacgcttttttctgttttttcccagTCCATCTCTCTACAGAAATATCTTCCTATGTAGGTGTAATCAGCTAACATACTCCGTCAACAGCGACATTATCTACCTGTATCTGTACTCTTCCCTGTGGCTACACCAGTCGCGTGTTGCCTATGTATTCCTACGTAGCCACGTCTGTATGTACCTCTTTGCCGCTAGAGTTGTCTGTCTCAATACCTCTCTGTAAAGCTGGGTGGCTATGGTATAGACCTGTACGTGGCCTGACGCCGTTCGGCCCCTCTGGAATGTCAGCAAAAACAGTTCTCATTGGCGAACTTCTATGGACGTATACTGTATTTGGACGGTGCGCATGTCGAGCTTCAGCTATTGCCTGGCCAGAAGAAGTGGCATGTTTCCTGTGGATATGCTTCTATGCCTTTGAGTCAACATCAGGACTCACCAAAACTTTCGCCCTTACGTACATAGCTCTAATGGTACAGCAGAGAGCACCTTCACGAAATACTTGGCGAATCATAATTACGGCCGTGGCGCTTGCCATTCAACAAGATACGTGCGGATTCTGCAGAGATAGAAAATTTACCAGCGTGGTAAACGTACATGTAGCCGACTTTTCGTTATTGAAGCATTCGCCGAAAAGCCATGTCAGAAACAACAGAACCTGACACTAGGCGACATGGCCGACGGTGGAGACACGGTTATCTGAGGGGTGAGAAGCTGGTGCGTAAGCGTCAAgcattttcttttctccgttaGCTATTACAATCAAACGAGAGGCCGTCCAGAAGTCCAAGTGGGCATCTACCACCGTGAAAAAGATATACATGCTAAGTGTACAGTAGACTTCTGCACAAAAAAGGACGTCATCTCCGCGCGATAGTTCGCGTGTAGCCACACAACCACTGCACACCACGGTTTCGGACCTCTCCACCTACTTTCACATATCCCGCACAGACttgtggagaggagaaagattCACGATAAAGACAGCATATCTACGGATTTTGCCGCACTTCAAGTGGAAGGGGATTACGACGTCTGGTCTTGCAGAAAGACGCTCATCCCATGTAATTACAATCCCTCTCTCCCAGACGCGATAGTGTCGTCAGATGTTTCATCTGCTTTTAGTGCAGCTTCGCATTTACTATTACTCCCTTCACTCTTTCTGAGCTCCGGTGATTCTCTGCTCTTGGGAGTGTCGACATCGTACACGCAGCCTTTGGTGCGTCCCGTCGTCAACACAGTTTTGGAGCTTCTCAGGAGATTAATTTGTGTGCTGAGGCCCACAGGCCTCCAGCTTCGACAGTACGCGCCGCTGCGGGTAAAAAAAATCCGTTGACTTTACTTGCCGAGAACAGGTCATCACTGTAAAACCGTTCGTTCCCTCTCAACCGCCTGACACCGGGAATACAACCTTCACCGTGTCCATATTGCCATTTTCTACGGAATCGAGCCTTTCCTACTAGAGAAGGGTCTCGCTGTACATACCGGAAATAGGATCTGCACAGCTGTGGGATCCCAGCTCTCTCAATGCCTACGGTTCGAGCCCCCTTCGCTCTTAGGGGAATGATTCAGCCATTGCATGCCCTACTGTAGAAAACTGTATGTTGAAGAAACGACACAGTTTTCCTGACTGGTACACCAAACTCGACGGCACCCCTGTTCTGATCCACCACCGCGAGCTCATCACCGCTGTGGCGTTTTCATAGGTAACGTTTCACTATGGTCGAGGCTCAGTGGGGGGGGCTGCAAACAAGACGCAAAAAGAAGGCACGACTACTCACCTCAAAAAGGGATTATAGACAGGGCCGCCGCAAACCCCTACTCTGCATGCCTTGTGCGTCATACATCGGTGCCAGCGAGGTACCCATACACGTAGGGAAAGAAtgacaaagacgagaaagcgacgcacAGCATCGGCATGAGCCAGGATTCTCTTCCCAGCAAAACAAAGGGAAACTTGGACGTGAAACTCACATTTCCTCTACAGCTTGCAGGCTGACCAGTTACCAAAAGTCAGAGAAACGTGCAACTGAAACAGGTCCATTGCAAATCCTCACTTGCAACTGCACCGAAGACAGCGAACAAACCATCAAAGACTGCAGACTGCTACCTGTGAGATTCTACAGTGATGCTTTTCAGATCCCCAGCCAGTGCTTCTCCAACTTATCGATAATGACCGGAAGTTTTCTACTGGCGTTTTCCCCTGTCCTGCTTACtaggcggagacggagcgcgggtagagacaagagacgcgGTTGGGGCGCTTGTCGGGGCAGGAGAAACCCGCTTTTTAGGAGGGCCCAGCCAGGGAGAACGAACTTTTCTTTTACGGGAACCTGTGACCAACGGAGGGGCAGGAACGCCtgtggagacagaggacggcgTCTCAGTCGGGGCGCCGGTGGGGACATGAGGAGTCGGTGTTGGGGCGCCGGTGGGGACATGAGCAGGCGGTGTTGGGGCGCCGGTGGGGTCATGAGCAGGCGGTGTTGGGGCGCCGGTGGGGACATGAGGAGTCGGTGTTGGGGCGCCGGTGGGGTCATGAGCAGGCGGTGTTGGGGCGCCggtggagacagaggacggcgTCTCAGTCGGGGCGCCtgtggagacagaggacggcgTCTCAGTCGGGGCGCCGGTGGGGACATGAGGAGTCGGTGTTGGGGCGCCGGTGGGGACATGGGAAGGGGCTGGTGGGGCGCCGGTGGGGGCCTGAGGAGGCGCTCTTAGGGCAGTGGTGATAAACGGAAATGCTGCTTCGGCGccggaagaggcaggagtcgcagaagaagacgcggtggaggaggaaggaatCACTGTCGGGGCACCGGTAGCATGAGACGCAGGCGCAATGGGGACGAGGATAGAGAGATGACGATACGGGGTCCGGGCCCCGGTGGAGGAGGAAGGACTTCCGGAGGAGGGcgggggaggaggcggccgGGTACCCAAGGCAGCTTCTATCGCTTGGCCAGCCTCACCTGAGAAACAAGCAGAAATGCCTCGACTCTCGAAAGAGTGAAATTTGCTTTGCCGTGAGTGGCTTTCCTCCGCGGTTGTCCATCGATGGCTGAACACGGAAGTGGGGGCAGATGCGATTGTGCCGACTGCCGCCTCGTGCAATTGCGATAGGCCGTCTGATCATGACTGACAGGTATTCTATTCCTGAAAAAGGCGGCTTTCGCAATGTGGTTTCAAAACCAGGACCGCAACCGGCATGGAGGGACATCACGTGAGCTGTCACGCACCCCCACGTAACCATATATACGGGTCTGATGGTCTCCCTGTATCGTGGCCAGTCGGGTACGCCTGGCCCCACTaagcggagaggaggcgtAGAAAAGCACGGACAGATTTTCCCGCGGGTTGCGCTGTTGCACATTGATGCGTTACGTCGCTTAACTTACGCCATTTGTGGACGAGTCTTACGATCGGCGAAGGTTGCTGCACAGGCATATCTGCAGAACAGAACCCAGCACACCCCTGCGAGGCAGATAGGTGAACTAGCAGTTCCGAGGGAAAACCAGGGGTACTCTTTTCAAAACCGGAGATTCCGGACGGCCGCCCATCCGGCAAGCAAAAACCCCGTCACCAATGTGAAGGCCTACACACAGACACGGTATGTACACGGTGAAGGAACTCCGCCAGCACCTCGGAGACCGGCTCCCCTGGGAGAAGTTGCGAACGCCACCAGTCGCGCGGCTGAGCACATTCTGTCCTAGAAACTGGAAACGTATGCGCGGTCTTCGTGCGTTTGGAAGTCGTTCTCGACCGTCTCCCAGACCCTGTCCTCTTTCCCCACGAACCGTGTCGTAAACGTCTCTGGTATCTTGCCCTTCCACATTTTCACCCCAAACACAGCTCAGCATAGACTCGCGGGAGTGTTGTGCCCAAGTCCCGCCCACCGCTGCGAAACGACAGAGAGCATTGCCGAGCGGGGAACGAGAATGCGGCACAACTGTCTCCGAACCGTGTTTGTGCCTTTGTGGCCATTGCAGACTGAAGAACGTCCACTAGACATCGCAGGCAGGAAACTGCACGGACAT
This region of Neospora caninum Liverpool complete genome, chromosome VI genomic DNA includes:
- a CDS encoding putative cell surface glycoprotein, related, which codes for MHPGVLENMPVQQPSPIVRLVHKWREAGQAIEAALGTRPPPPPPSSGSPSSSTGARTPYRHLSILVPIAPASHATGAPTVIPSSSTASSSATPASSGAEAAFPFITTALRAPPQAPTGAPPAPSHVPTGAPTPTPHVPTGAPTETPSSVSTGAPTETPSSVSTGAPTPPAHDPTGAPTPTPHVPTGAPTPPAHDPTGAPTPPAHVPTGAPTPTPHVPTGAPTETPSSVSTGVPAPPLVTGSRKRKVRSPWLGPPKKRVSPAPTSAPTASLVSTRAPSPPTPPTEPRP
- a CDS encoding Histone H4, related, which encodes MSGRGKGGKGLGKGGAKRHRKVLRDNIQGITKPAIRRLARRGGVKRISGLIYEEIRGVLKVFLENIIKDSVTYTEHARRKTVTAMDIVYSLKRQGRTLYGFGG